A single Augochlora pura isolate Apur16 chromosome 2, APUR_v2.2.1, whole genome shotgun sequence DNA region contains:
- the LOC144477227 gene encoding tetratricopeptide repeat protein 5 isoform X2, whose product MRVGKKMSAIIDDKVVAGAQSANVVKEDPIVALTEKVNALYFFRDHYFENRPIEEAIKKNGDIEKEMKDTLNKFDECKGYEIDGSRARYYYLKGKALNVTECFIPQAEELLTKAVKLEPNLIEAWNELGECYWKNDDIQQAKNCFVGALRHGRNKVSLRSLSMVLRQEPVSNTEQRIQNIQQGMEYAKEAVSLDTTDGISWAILGNAYLSSFFTVAQNPATLRCCISAYLQAEKDIVAGSNSHLFHNKAVALKYQEEYCAALKSFERAMLLDPIWDTPRTKRDELLQYLKDVQNLVNNNGRVKPKRLYQMIRALDVKHLGPYKGGSFTSGQKTVKLELTMLKDLTAGVNPEKVVFGKVVCWIQDTDCVPFAFCLVDEEKTCIAVTVYNLAKGRGVTVGDSVALPEPFVIHQKFSYLNNDFDFKSIRVETPVILVVNGRKLGREQQASAKFHTFKKTD is encoded by the exons ATGAGAGTAGGTAAAAAAATGTCCGCAATTATAGATGATAAAGTGGTCGCAGGAGCACAATCCGCAAATGTTGTCAAAGAAGATCCCATTGTTGCTCTGACG GAGAAAGTAAATGCACTGTATTTTTTTCGAGAccattattttgaaaatcgtCCTATCGAAgaagcaattaaaaagaatggtgacatagaaaaagaaatgaaagataCATTAAATAAGTTTGATGAATGCAAAGGATATGAAATTGACGGGTCACGAGCAAGATATTACTATCTAAAAGGAAAGGCCTTAAATGTTACAGAATGTTTTATACCTCAAGCAGAAGAACTATTAACTAAAGCAGTAAAGTTAGAGCCTAATTTAATTGAAGCATGGAATGAATTAGGTGAATGTTATTGGAAGAATGATGATATTCAACAAGCAAAAAACTGTTTTGTTGGTGCTTTACGCCAT GGTAGAAATAAAGTATCTTTACGAAGTCTATCTATGGTTCTTAGACAGGAACCAGTTTCTAATACTGAGCAacgaatacaaaatatacaacaaGGAATGGAGTATGCGAAAGAAGCAGTTAGTCTAGACACAACAGATGGTATTTCCTGGGCAATTTTGGGAAATGCCTATTTGTCTTCCTTTTTTACAGTAGCACAAAATCCTGCAACATTACGTTGTTGTATTTCAGCTTACCTGCAAGCG gaAAAAGATATTGTAGCGGGAAGTAattctcatttatttcataataaagcAGTG GCTTTAAAATATCAAGAAGAGTACTGTGCAGcattaaaatcatttgaaaGAGCAATGTTACTAGATCCAATATGGGACACGCCACGCACTAAAAGAgatgaattattacaatatttaaaagatgtACAAAATTTAGTGAACAATAATGGAAGAGTAAAACCAAAGAGATTGTACCAAATGATACGG GCATTGGATGTTAAACATTTGGGACCATACAAAGGTGGCTCTTTCACATCTGGTCAAAAAACTGTGAAACTAGAGTTAACAATGCTGAAAGATTTAACGGCTGGAGTTAATCCAGAAAAAGTGGTATTTGGAAAAGTCGTATGTTGGATACAAGATACAGATTGTGTACCTTT CGCATTTTGTCTGGTTGACGAGGAGAAAACGTGTATAGCTGTAACAGTATATAATTTGGCTAAGGGTCGTGGAGTTACTGTAGGAGATTCTGTGGCTCTACCTGAACCTTTTGTTATCCACCAAAAGTTTTCTTACCTTAACAAT GACTTTGATTTCAAGTCTATACGAGTTGAAACACCAGTTATATTGGTTGTCAATGGCAGAAAACTAGGTAGAGAGCAGCAAGCCTCTGCGAAATTCCATACTTTTAAAAAGACGGATTGA
- the LOC144477227 gene encoding tetratricopeptide repeat protein 5 isoform X1 — translation MRVGKKMSAIIDDKVVAGAQSANVVKEDPIVALTEKVNALYFFRDHYFENRPIEEAIKKNGDIEKEMKDTLNKFDECKGYEIDGSRARYYYLKGKALNVTECFIPQAEELLTKAVKLEPNLIEAWNELGECYWKNDDIQQAKNCFVGALRHGRNKVSLRSLSMVLRQEPVSNTEQRIQNIQQGMEYAKEAVSLDTTDGISWAILGNAYLSSFFTVAQNPATLRCCISAYLQAEKDIVAGSNSHLFHNKAVALKYQEEYCAALKSFERAMLLDPIWDTPRTKRDELLQYLKDVQNLVNNNGRVKPKRLYQMIRALDVKHLGPYKGGSFTSGQKTVKLELTMLKDLTAGVNPEKVVFGKVVCWIQDTDCVPFAFCLVDEEKTCIAVTVYNLAKGRGVTVGDSVALPEPFVIHQKFSYLNNVGVTEEHIVGVLKLEVTIMCIFQDFDFKSIRVETPVILVVNGRKLGREQQASAKFHTFKKTD, via the exons ATGAGAGTAGGTAAAAAAATGTCCGCAATTATAGATGATAAAGTGGTCGCAGGAGCACAATCCGCAAATGTTGTCAAAGAAGATCCCATTGTTGCTCTGACG GAGAAAGTAAATGCACTGTATTTTTTTCGAGAccattattttgaaaatcgtCCTATCGAAgaagcaattaaaaagaatggtgacatagaaaaagaaatgaaagataCATTAAATAAGTTTGATGAATGCAAAGGATATGAAATTGACGGGTCACGAGCAAGATATTACTATCTAAAAGGAAAGGCCTTAAATGTTACAGAATGTTTTATACCTCAAGCAGAAGAACTATTAACTAAAGCAGTAAAGTTAGAGCCTAATTTAATTGAAGCATGGAATGAATTAGGTGAATGTTATTGGAAGAATGATGATATTCAACAAGCAAAAAACTGTTTTGTTGGTGCTTTACGCCAT GGTAGAAATAAAGTATCTTTACGAAGTCTATCTATGGTTCTTAGACAGGAACCAGTTTCTAATACTGAGCAacgaatacaaaatatacaacaaGGAATGGAGTATGCGAAAGAAGCAGTTAGTCTAGACACAACAGATGGTATTTCCTGGGCAATTTTGGGAAATGCCTATTTGTCTTCCTTTTTTACAGTAGCACAAAATCCTGCAACATTACGTTGTTGTATTTCAGCTTACCTGCAAGCG gaAAAAGATATTGTAGCGGGAAGTAattctcatttatttcataataaagcAGTG GCTTTAAAATATCAAGAAGAGTACTGTGCAGcattaaaatcatttgaaaGAGCAATGTTACTAGATCCAATATGGGACACGCCACGCACTAAAAGAgatgaattattacaatatttaaaagatgtACAAAATTTAGTGAACAATAATGGAAGAGTAAAACCAAAGAGATTGTACCAAATGATACGG GCATTGGATGTTAAACATTTGGGACCATACAAAGGTGGCTCTTTCACATCTGGTCAAAAAACTGTGAAACTAGAGTTAACAATGCTGAAAGATTTAACGGCTGGAGTTAATCCAGAAAAAGTGGTATTTGGAAAAGTCGTATGTTGGATACAAGATACAGATTGTGTACCTTT CGCATTTTGTCTGGTTGACGAGGAGAAAACGTGTATAGCTGTAACAGTATATAATTTGGCTAAGGGTCGTGGAGTTACTGTAGGAGATTCTGTGGCTCTACCTGAACCTTTTGTTATCCACCAAAAGTTTTCTTACCTTAACAATGTAGGTGTAACAGAAGAACACATTGTTGGGGTACTAAAGTTAGAAGTAACTATTATGTGTATTTTTCAGGACTTTGATTTCAAGTCTATACGAGTTGAAACACCAGTTATATTGGTTGTCAATGGCAGAAAACTAGGTAGAGAGCAGCAAGCCTCTGCGAAATTCCATACTTTTAAAAAGACGGATTGA